The nucleotide sequence CATATCAAATGGCTGTCACTGTTGGAGGACTTCTAGAGGTGCCATGGTATGTCTTGGGGATCTGTTGTGCTTCCTGTGGACATCAAACATGAACCGCACATGATCATCGCCATTGAGCCAAAACAGACGAAACCAAAATACTCCATTTTTCATCGGTGCTAGCATCCGATAATCAACTTTTCGAACCACTTTTCTTGCATTATTATCGACGTgcatcaatatcaaactctttaaCTCAGACAAAGAATTTGCTCTCCAAGTGCGTGGTGCGGAATTAGAATACCACAACTGAACCggaaagtgcaccgggtcataccaagtaatacctcaggtgagtgagggtcgatcccacgaggatcgATGGACCAAGACACAATAGTCGAATGATTTTCTTAATCAGAcaagcagaaaagagtgttttggagTTCAAATTGCATCAAATATTCAATCAAAAAGAttaagaaagcaagcagaaaattTGGTGTGATAAGTGTGTGAGagaacagttaaggttttagagatatttattttttcagATTAATATTTCTTatcaactactttaatcatgcaaagattcaattcatgtcaaactgtaattgactaaattCTAAgtccttagtgatttagtctcctctaacctaatcaaccgccgattccttttatatctaacctaattgattttaaaataaaataaaataataaaataaaatagtatctaaaccCTGTTtggtaataataataaacaaaaaaaaataataataaataaagagaaaACAGAGATACCACTAATAGTTATTTTTTTGGTGTTCACACAATACTATATATTTCACTAGATAGTACTATTATTCTATTATAACAAATTCTATTTCTAATGTCCCTGATTGGACTATAGGCCCATTTTTACTTCTAACCGTGGGTGTTTTTTGTTATTAGGTTTATACTAACTTGATTGAATTTGGTGTCAAAAACATTTATATATGTagtattactttttattataataCGAGTAAGCTACCATTTCTACCCACAAAAGTTGAAAACACTGATCTATTCGGCAAAGaagaaaattaccatttgtatccataaagCATGAACTTTTGCTAATAAAACTATCCaaatccaaaaatattatttaaaattcccaaattaccctctaatataacTCATCTCTAACTTCTCCTTTTACTCCACACTACCACTTTTCTAATCCCAAATCCTACCACCATCCAAACTCTTCCTCACCACTGCTCTCATTCCCAACTACCAACATCACTCAAAATGCCTTCTGTACCTTCGACGAATGTTCCAGAAATAATGATGCTAACCCGCCGCCTCTAGTCTTCCTCGCTCCGTATCTCCCTACATTTCTTGTCGGAAATTCGATTATCCCACCGTGTGAAACTCCTCCAGTGATGCCTATGACCAGCTCTTTTATAGCACGCCTCAGCTTGGGCCAACTTACGCCGAGAATTCCGAGTTCGAAGGAGGACCGAGGCCGTCCAAGAAGCAATTGAACAAGTTCTAAAAATTCTCGGATCTTTTGAGTTGGTGGTTGCAGAGTGGGAAATTTAGGGAATAGCGAAGTAGTGCGATAGGGTAAGAAACTAACGGCAATAGTGAAAGCTAGGGTTTTAGATTTGGGAATGGAGAAGAAGGAATTAGACACCACCAACAATGCTATGCTGTTCTTCACCCACTCAAACTTCCTCTATCTCGCTCTACTGATccaattttacatttttattgaTCGATTTACTTTAATTTGCATTCCTGATTGAATTCCTAATTTTTATGATGCAGCACAAATTCGTACTATGCTACACTTGTAGAATACATGAAGTTCAAAATCACAAAGGCTTGCCTCCAGAGATGGCAGCGGCTGTTGAGGTTAGACTGCAACGACGGCGAAGCTGCACCTCTCCGCCGCAGCGTCATTTTAAGCTATCCGGTCTAGGAAGCTTGCGAATTTTGGATGACAGCGATGATTGTGGTAGTTGGGGATGAGAGTGGtgatgaaaaaaaatttgaatggtgggatttgagattagaaaagtagTGATAAAAATAAGGGTAATTTaagatttttaaataattttttagtgtttgaataattttattatgCAGAACCCATATTTTATGGGCACAAATAGTAATTTTTTTCTTCTATAGATAGATATGTCAGCGCTTTTAATTTTAGTAGATAAAAATGATAATTTGTCCGATTTTGGTGCTTTTAAATTTGTttcaattagatttttttttcataGCGTGACATCAAATTTAGAATTTtactattaaatataattaaaactgTAAAAGattttaatctatttttttatattaatatttttttttatctattttcagttcattttttttgttatctttttttttttgtcttacaaacatatatattttttaaaacatatatatttttaaagCTGCTATGTCTAAGTCTAATCATCACCGAATTATATTATCTACTATTTGACAAATTTAACAAATATGTTATCCAGTTTTCTAGTAATATTCCTTCATTATTgagtttatttgaatattttgttTTTCTGGTCTATCTttctgcaaaaagaaaaagatattattactgattatgtaaaaaattagaaaaaaccaAGAGAAAAAAGATAAgagaaataattttgaaaaaaaaaaagcatttctTTCTTCATCTTTATAAAGATACGTTCAGGCGGTTAAACTAAAATTATTCCTAAGTGGATTAGTATTTAGAGATTAGTTAGACTAGATTGAAAGTTACTAGTTTCTGAACTTGGTAAAAAGTTTAGAAATATTTGGTGGATTAAATTGTTGTTCATAAATATTGGTAATTATAATTTTgctaaaattattataaaattttattattgttgtagtgaaaatttaatatatatatatagatcaaTGACAGAATTTAGTGTAGACAATAGAACGTCATAACctcccaaaatttttattaaacttttagtaataaaattatataaaatatgatTAGAATAGAGCGCATCCAACCCATAAGACCGTGATGACGGTGATGTATAATTTTCTTCAATTCCCACTTTACTAACACGTTCAATCTTTGATTAATTTCTCACACACAACACCCAACAACCACCTCCTAATCAACACACATTCAAATGTTCAATGCAAATAAAGATTTTTAAACTTTTACATAGAAATACATAAATTGttagttaaaattaattatctaTAGATATTTTTTGCTTTGAAAATATGAGAATTTGAGAGATGTAATTAATTTTTGTCACGATTTTATGTGCTCtcctaataaatatttttatattttaatattaatattaaaagaaaaaggaaTTTTTGCATGAAGCGTATGTGTGACCGTGTGGGTCAAACCTTACAATCCAAGGAAAATCTTCATCTTCCCCAGTCCGGTCAGCAAGGGCTGCCCTTACTTGCCTCCAAATGCTGATTCCCCCGTGACCGAAAGAGCTCCATTGCCCGTTGTTGACTCTCATTTCATTCTTCACTAAACAAATGAATTAAATATACCAAAGTACCAAAAACCATACAATTACAAAGCACTGAATTTGATTTCACATTCATCaaccaacaaataaaataaacaaaaaaacaaaCATCATGCAACCTCTTTTTGTTACAATTATTATATTGCAACCATCAACAATTCACAGACACTCTTACCAAAAGAACGAAAAGGAAGCATCCTATtctaataagctccattcttctaCACTGCTACATGCTCCAAATGCCTTCATGTTCTTGAGTTTTGTGCCTCCCTCTGCAGATTCAATCTGATTCTATTCTGCTCAATAAAGAAAAGAATTGATTAACAGTTTAGTTACATAGATGACAGAGAAGAAAACATATTCTTTTTGTGGCTTCCTATTGCTTTCTCTCTTCGTCCTTCTTTCAGGTACCAACATCCTTTTATTTTGTTCAGAATAATtcaatctttgattagttttcaTTATTGAATTCCGTGCGACACTTATTCCGAGGTAGTTAATTatgattgtttgtttgtttgttcagTTGAAGTTATTGTTGGTGAGGATTCTTTGGAAACTGATAAACAAGTTCTTTTGGAGTTGAAAGCATATCTTGATAGCAAAACACTTGAAGACCATGGAAATTATGTGTATTGGAACAGAAGCACTAGTCCATGTGAATGGCCAGGAATATGGTGCACCCACATCAATGGAACCACCAATAGGGTGGTTGGAATAGACCTCTCGGGCAGCGAAATCACCGGCGAGATTTTCAACAACTTCTCAATGCTAACTGAGCTGACACACCTTGATCTGTCTCAGAACACACTCTTCGGTGACATTCCTGAAGATCTAAGGCATTGCCAGAAGCTCATTCATCTCAACATCTCACATAACATTCTTGCTGGTGAGTTGAACTTGACAGGTTTCAGAACATTGAAGACTCTGGACTTGTCTGTGAATAGGCTTCATGGCGAGATTGGCGTGAATCTTTTCGCCGGCGCCTGCAATGCCTTGGTTACTCTCAATGTCTCAGGGAATAACTTGACTGGTGGAATTGGTGGCTGGCTTGATCAGTGTCCTATGCTGCAGAACTTGGATTTGAGCACAAACAATCTGAGTGGAGGATTAGGGAACGGTTTCGCCAGGCTGAAGGAGTTTTCGGTTGCAGAAAATCATCTCAGTGGGAATGTTTTATCAGAGGCATTTCCCCTGGATTGTAGCCTTGTGGAACTAGACCTTTCGCTGAATGGTTTCGTTGGCGAGGCGCCAAAGGGTGTTGCAAACTGCAAGAATCTAACAATTCTGAATCTTTCCAGCAACAATTTCTCTGGTGGAATCCCAATTGAGATAGGATCAATCTCAGGCCTAAAAGGATTGTACTTGGGGAACAATAGCTTCTCAAGAGATATACCTCAGAATCTTTTGAATCTTGCCAATTTGGTTCTTTTGGATTTGAGCAGAAACAATTTTGGTGGGGAAGTTCAAGAAATTTTTGGGGAATTTAAGCAACTGAGCTTTCTTGTGTTGCACTCAAATCACTACACTGGAGGATTGATTTCCTCAGGGATCCTTAAACTGCCAAAAGTTTCGCAATTAGATCTAAGCTTCAACAACTTTTCAGGTCCATTGCCTGTTGAGATCACTCAGATGGCAAGCCTTCAGTTCTTGATGTTGTCCTACAACCAGTTCAGCGGTCCAATTCCGGCCGAATTTGGAAACATGGCTCACCTTCAAGCACTAGACCTTGCCTACAACAATCTGAATGGTTCAATCCCACCAAGCCTTGGCAAAATGAGTTCCCTCTTATGGCTAATGCTGGCGGACAATTCGCTAAGCGGCGAAATCCCACCGGAGTTGGGAAACTGCACAAGCTTGTTATGGTTGAACCTTGCAAACAACAAGCTGAGTGGGAATTTGCCTCCTGAGTTGTCCAAGATTGGAAGGAATGCAATGACAACATTCGAATTGAATCGAAAAAGTGAGCAAATCCTTTCTGGCTCAAGTGAGTGCCTTGCAATGAGAAGATGGATGCCGGCAGATTATCCTCCATTCAGCTTTGTGTATAGTATCTTGACAAGGAAGAATTGTAGGGGACTCTGGTACAAACTCCTCACAGGAAATGGCATTTTCCCATTTTGCCCCCCAGGCGCCTCGCTTAGCAAGCCTCAGATATCAGGCTATGTTCAGCTGAGTGGGAACAATCTTTATGGAGAGATTCCTTCAGTGATTGGAACAATGGTGAATTTCAGCATGCTGCATTTGGGATTCAACAATTTCTCTGGAAAGTTCCCTGCTGCAATGGGTACTATGTCACTTGTGGTTTTAAACATCACCATGAACAAATTCTCAGGTGAAATTCCAAGTGAAGTTGGAAACATGAGATGCCTTCAGAATCTTGATTTTTCTTCCAACAATTTCTCAGGGCAATTTCCAACAAGTCTGAACAGTTTAACTGAGCTTAACAAGTTCAATATATCATTCAATCCCTTAATAACTGGTGTAGTTCCATCAACTGGACAATTTGTTACATTTGACATGAATTCATATCTAGGTGACCCTCTATTAGTCCTTCCAAACTTCATTTACAACATCACAGGTGATAAGAACACAACCTTGCACAAATACCATAAGAAGGAATCAAAGTTGTCTGTGTTCTTGGGTTTTGCAGCTATAACACTGGCTTTCATGGTGTTTGGTCTTCTTACAATTATAGTCTGCGCATTGAGGAAAAGTCCCTTGGAAGATCCTGGATACCTCTTGAGGGAAGCTAAACAATCTCATGATTCAAGCAGCTCTGCATCCTCACCATGGTTATCAGACACAGTTAAGGTAATCCGGTTAAACAAGACGGCTTTTACACACGACGATATCTTGAAGGCCACTGGAAACTTCTCAGAGGACAGGATCATAGGAAAAGGAGGATTCGGAACGGTTTACAAGGGAGTTTTTCAAGATGGAAGAATTGTTGCAGTGAAGAAGCTTCAAAGAGAAGGAATCGAAGGCGAAAAGGAGTTTAGAGCAGAAATGGAGGTTCTGAGTGGTCATGGATTTGGTTGGCCTCATCCAAACCTTGTCACGCTCTATGGATGGTGCTTAAATGGTTCAGAAAAGATACTAGTTTATGAGTACATAGAAGGTGGAACATTGGAGGATCTAATCACTGATAGAACAAGTTTTACATGGAGAAGAAGATTAGAAGTTGCAATTGATGTTGCAAAAGCACTAGTCTATTTGCACCATGAATGTTATCCGCCAATTGTTCATAGAGATGTTAAAGCTAGCAATGTGTTATTGGAAAAAGATGGAAAAGCAAAAGTCACAGATTTTGGATTAGCAAGAGTTGTTGATGTTGGAGATAGCCATGTTAGTACAATGGTGGCTGGAACAGTTGGTTATGTTGCACCAGAATATGGACAAACATGGCAGGCTACAACAAAAGGTGATGTGTATAGTTTTGGAGTGCTGGCTATGGAGTTGGCCACAGGGAGAAGAGCAGTGGATGGAGGTGAAGAGAGCTTGGTGGAGTGGGCGTGGCGTGTTGTCGGACGCGGACGGCTTGGCCGGGCCCTACCGGTTTCAGTGATGGGGTCAGGGCTTGTTGGTGGTGCAGAAGAGATGAGTGAAGTGCTTAGAATTGGTGTGAAGTGCACTGCTGAGGCACCATATGTTAGGCCTAATATGAAGGAGGTTCTTGATATGTTGATTGGGATATACTACTCCAAAGGTTATCCTTCAAGCCATGGAATCATTGTTTAGTCTCTCTCATTTTTGTAGTTAAAAAAATGTGCATAGTGTTCTGTTAAGATGTAGTATAGTCTTAGATATAAAATGTTTCATGCAGAAAATTTCATTCATTGTCTTAACATTGTTCTGAGAATTAAGAGAtgtcttttgtttcttatttcaaTTGTTACCTAGAGAAATCAATAGTGTACAGTACAGGTTATGCTAATTCATTTGCTTGATAACATTTTATCATGCAAAATTGTTTGGTATCACTGTATCACAGTGATTCTAATGTTGAATAAACCTAACTACCAAAACATGCTGGTTTATTGATCTTAGTGTCTTATGTAGTATTTTCCTTCACATCCTTTTCAATATACTTTTTCTTTGTATCTTTTCATTCACCAAGTTGTTGATACAGACAATATTTTTGTCATTATTGCAACATTTGTTGCACTAATGAATCTTAGTGGTATCAGTCATTACATGTTAATGCCAGAGTATGTGAAAGATAACtggaataaaattataaaaggcACCAGAAATTCTTTAACGAGGTCCATATATATGTTATTGTTAACTTCCTCCATTCAAATCCAATTCCATTCATTTCATCAAATGCATCCTTTACAGTTTGAAAgattctttactatttttatagTATTAGTAATTAAATTTGGAAAATATTAGAGAGCAACATTTTtagtaaaaagataaaaaaaaaaaatagttaatattgactcaaatacaaaataaaaatgttaattGTATGATATTTCTGATTAAATTTATAAAAGTGTGACCTGGTCCTATATATCCGCGTCTTGAGGCTTATTTCAAAAGAAAAATAGCAATCAATTATACTCTGCAGACAAATGTCAATTTTTTTTGCTATTACTATTTCCCATACAatcataacaaaataaaataaaaataaaaatgaatgacTATAATAGGCCTATATTAGATATATACAAAATTTTAAccactaaattaattattagtataaaatatatgttaaaatattaaatatatattaaagtaaactaaataatatatatactaaCACATAAATATAGTATCAACTGATTTTGTTTATGTATGTAATATTTTTGAATAGACAGTGTCTGCTATTATTTATTAAAGATTAGTTAAAGAGAGTTTGTATATAGAAAAGAGTTTCGAAAATATTTCAATAAAAGAATAATATTTacaaatttttttaatctaaaactAAAGTACTTAATTATTataggataaaatatattttgtgtCCTAATATTTgtgacttttttaaaaaatattcctaatatttaattttattcaattttattcttaatatttttaattcatttaatttttttctaatatttttNNNNNNNNNGTATTAGAATGAAAATTTGAAGTATATTTTaggtgtataattttttttttatgcataaatttttttattgactaatttttattgttctttcaacAAGAGTGAGGTTGCATATTTCTGTGTGTAGAAACCACAATATATAACATTCGTATGAATTGTCTGTAGCTAATGTTTGCTTGTTCTTGCTGAATCCATCTCCAAAAGAAAATATACAAGATCACACAAGCATGCAAATTTAGTCTGAGAATCATCATTTAATTTGTACATTGAAGATATAGATAAGATCGTCTACTATTTTAGAtgaatttttattattagttcaaactcctttttgtttccttttttttttggtattttctttTTACTACCATTTTTTTAATTAGCAAAACCATATCAAATTGGATAGGAACAAATATGGATTCACTACTTAACAAAAATTCTACAAACGACAGCTAGACTCATTAGAGTTAGTTGCATTTGCATATAGGTTAATTAGGGTAGTGATGGTGGAGAAAATAATTAGGGGATCAGATCAGATTAGAGCAAATTGATGACGTTTATAGAGGCTAAGTGCATTTCAAgtcatgaataataataatagaggcaTATATTGCCATGTATTTCATGATTATTGTCCTCTATTTAGAAGAGAAAAAAAGTCACCACTCAAGTGCTTCTCCACTAAAACTATACTAGTGTTTCTATTAGTTACGCATTTCCAGAATAAAAGACATCAGAATCATGTGAAACATGACAAAAATAGTTACCATATTTGGTTAAAAAAATACATTATTTCTTACAAAAATGTGAGTTTGATTCCATTTTTGAAGTATAGGAAAAATGTTTAGATGATGTGTGTTAAGTTTTAACCATTGATATTATATACCTGTAataaaaattagtcattaaattaATCAtgtgtataatatatatatacgaCTAATAATGACGGAACTAAAATTCTAATAATAAAAACCTaagattattttaaatattatttaataaaaatattactaaaatataaaaaagatgtaactttaattttaacaacACTTTATTGACATGCATATATAGGCATAATGAATAAAAAGTTGAAGACTTGTTGGGGGATCATAGTTAATGTTAGGGACGGCAAATAGGTCTAAACTCGTTGGATCGATCCGCATAACCCGTTAAAAAGGCAAGTCGGACTGAAAAATTGAGACCGTCACACATCAAAAGCCCGTCTTACCCGTACCGCTTAAACCGTGGGTTTTAGCAGACTTTGGCGGGGTAGACTTTTCCGTCGGACTTAGAATTTTTTTGAAGATGTTCAAATTTAgtgttttggattatattttacGTTTGATTGATAATGTTCTAAATTtgtagatgtttaattatatattttggacaagatttattttattttggacaatgttgattttattattttgtttcaaaaaatttgatttatgattatgtttattacatatttataattataaagatttTAAAGCTTGAAACACATACACAAGACGAGAAAATAATATGGAGTACCCTCGCAGAGCAACAAGAGATGTTTCTCTTCATGAACTCAGCAAAAGGCTTGCTGAGTTTTCTCAAGTGAGAGGATGGGATGAATATCACAGTCCAAGAAATCTCCTTTTGGCTCTTGTAAGTAACCACCAATATAGTTAGTTATTAATAGATGTTCAAAAAACATGACTCTTAATTTTCGACAGGTCGGAGAGGTGGGAGAACTATCAGAGATATTCCAATGGAAAGGAGAAGTAGGAAAGGGATTACCAAATTGGAGTTCAGCTGATAAGGAGCACTTAGAAGAAGAGCTTTCAGATGTTCTGCTCTACCTTGTTCGTCTTGCTGATGTTTGTGGCCTTGATCTTGGTCAAGCAGCTCTTGCAAAAATaatcaagaatgctcaaaaatacCCTCTTGTTACTAATCATAATGATCATCACCACAACCCTGAACCCAAATTAGAAAAGTTAAATTCTGAGTAATGTGATCTTTTGTAGTTCAAAATAATGATTGAACATGAAACATCTATCATAGGAAGACATACCTCTCTCACCACTATTGTTGTCTTGTAACATGTTTAGTTGTTTAATTAGTTTGAGTCTACTATCCGCCGTGTAACACCAAATTAATAATCATGATGTGTGGTTTGGTTAATAGTACACAGTCACTTGACAATGTtaggggtgtccgcggatcggatcggatcggatatggccgaaaattcgaTCCAATCCGCATAAttttcatcggatcggatcggatatgatatccgcactttttagtgccggatccgattctttgcggatcggatcggattggagatcggatatatccgcataattaaacattctctttttaatcatatttctatgtaaaagaattcgataaaaatatttctttcatacttttaaacttatttattcctaaaatatttttaatcaaacactctctaaataacaaaaataaaataatacaata is from Arachis ipaensis cultivar K30076 chromosome B01, Araip1.1, whole genome shotgun sequence and encodes:
- the LOC107619257 gene encoding dCTP pyrophosphatase 1, producing the protein MEYPRRATRDVSLHELSKRLAEFSQVRGWDEYHSPRNLLLALVGEVGELSEIFQWKGEVGKGLPNWSSADKEHLEEELSDVLLYLVRLADVCGLDLGQAALAKIIKNAQKYPLVTNHNDHHHNPEPKLEKLNSE
- the LOC107634229 gene encoding probable LRR receptor-like serine/threonine-protein kinase At1g74360, with product MTEKKTYSFCGFLLLSLFVLLSVEVIVGEDSLETDKQVLLELKAYLDSKTLEDHGNYVYWNRSTSPCEWPGIWCTHINGTTNRVVGIDLSGSEITGEIFNNFSMLTELTHLDLSQNTLFGDIPEDLRHCQKLIHLNISHNILAGELNLTGFRTLKTLDLSVNRLHGEIGVNLFAGACNALVTLNVSGNNLTGGIGGWLDQCPMLQNLDLSTNNLSGGLGNGFARLKEFSVAENHLSGNVLSEAFPLDCSLVELDLSLNGFVGEAPKGVANCKNLTILNLSSNNFSGGIPIEIGSISGLKGLYLGNNSFSRDIPQNLLNLANLVLLDLSRNNFGGEVQEIFGEFKQLSFLVLHSNHYTGGLISSGILKLPKVSQLDLSFNNFSGPLPVEITQMASLQFLMLSYNQFSGPIPAEFGNMAHLQALDLAYNNLNGSIPPSLGKMSSLLWLMLADNSLSGEIPPELGNCTSLLWLNLANNKLSGNLPPELSKIGRNAMTTFELNRKSEQILSGSSECLAMRRWMPADYPPFSFVYSILTRKNCRGLWYKLLTGNGIFPFCPPGASLSKPQISGYVQLSGNNLYGEIPSVIGTMVNFSMLHLGFNNFSGKFPAAMGTMSLVVLNITMNKFSGEIPSEVGNMRCLQNLDFSSNNFSGQFPTSLNSLTELNKFNISFNPLITGVVPSTGQFVTFDMNSYLGDPLLVLPNFIYNITGDKNTTLHKYHKKESKLSVFLGFAAITLAFMVFGLLTIIVCALRKSPLEDPGYLLREAKQSHDSSSSASSPWLSDTVKVIRLNKTAFTHDDILKATGNFSEDRIIGKGGFGTVYKGVFQDGRIVAVKKLQREGIEGEKEFRAEMEVLSGHGFGWPHPNLVTLYGWCLNGSEKILVYEYIEGGTLEDLITDRTSFTWRRRLEVAIDVAKALVYLHHECYPPIVHRDVKASNVLLEKDGKAKVTDFGLARVVDVGDSHVSTMVAGTVGYVAPEYGQTWQATTKGDVYSFGVLAMELATGRRAVDGGEESLVEWAWRVVGRGRLGRALPVSVMGSGLVGGAEEMSEVLRIGVKCTAEAPYVRPNMKEVLDMLIGIYYSKGYPSSHGIIV